In Fusarium fujikuroi IMI 58289 draft genome, chromosome FFUJ_chr08, one genomic interval encodes:
- a CDS encoding related to proteinase inhibitor PBI2, whose product MPSYIVTCKDDASDDQVKSAKQHAIDQGGKITHEYSLIKGFAVEYDDDKIQTLENHEHIKAVEPDGEMKTQ is encoded by the exons ATGCCTTCCTACATC GTTACCTGCAAGGACGACGCGTCCGACGATCAGGTCAAGTC TGCCAAGCAGCACGCCATTGACCAGGGCGGCAAGATCACACACGAGTACAGTCTCATCAAAGGCTTCGC TGTTGAGTACGATGACGACAAGATCCAAACGCTTGAGAACCACGAGCACATCAAGGCAGTCGAGCCCGATGGTGAGATGAAGACCCAGTGA